The nucleotide window GAATAAGTTGTGAATTAATCAATCATCATTGTATCCTTGTCCCAGATTTTATGAATCCTCTTCCGACAATCATTCAGATCAAATGCCCTATCTTCGCTCAAAAAACCTGCAGTTGGTATTGGATTATGACCCCACTAGATTTTTAAAGAACATCTTCCTCCAAACTACAACATCCAAGTCCATTCAAGTACAAAGATCAAACCACAGTTCTTCAAAAGCCATGATATTAGTGTCAAGACCATCATCTCATAAAGGCTTTATTGCCTTTATGAGATGAAATTACAGCATTCAGGGTATAGACTGATTGAGCAAAAGATGTATGCTTTGATCTGCAAAAGAAACGGAGTCTGATGTGAACCAATGCAAGCAtgtgagtatttatgcctatgaCTAGAACTCCATTGGGAATGAAATACTCGATGCAACTAACTCCAATTACtgaagaataaagaaaaaggaatgaCTTATGGAAAGGTTGGGCCACTCTTTCTATTACGATTACTGATACATACTCACTACAAGGTGACCATCTCAGTCACCTATCACTAAGCCTAAACCCCTCTCTATAGATGCTAGTCAGGTTGGAGCATATACAAATGGTCTAGTATATCAATCCAAACAATTGATGGAGCATAGCCAACATTTAAACATAATAAATCCAAACGCTCTAGTACAGCCAATCAAATCCAAACAGTCTAgtacatcaatccagaccatccaaatctagGGCCTGTTTTGCATGGAGCACGGTCAAAATTTATACTGATCAGGCGATCTAATTTATTTGGTGTTggccattgaatttggaccgctATCCATTTTCTTTTAACTGACCATTTGAAGGCTAAAACTAGATGTTTCTTAATTAGTGTGATTTTCAAGGgaggctccatccacaatgggacctcCAAATTGGAAGGTCTGGATTAgtgccacatgtatggtggatgagtcaccaccatttggGAAGTTACAACGTACACACATCAGAGGGTAGCCCATGTTACATAATGCATCAAGTGGTAAGAAAGTTTAGTACCTGTTTCACTCTTTGCAACACATCTATTGCAGGAACGGCTAAGTAGCCAGGAAGATGACGTTGGAACCATGGATGTTGACGAATCTCAGGAATTGTCATTAGCTTAATTGGATCCACAACAAGGATCCGGGTGATCAAATCACTTGCTCCAATAGACAAATGGCTAGGAAGGGTGCATTTCCACTCTGATTGCAAAGAAGGTAACAAGCATATCAAACAACTTGCACCTAAAAATACTGCGTGTATTAAAACAACAAGCATTTTCCAATCATGTTTCTTTCTCAGCATGTTGCATATCTGCATAGACAATATCAGCATCCTCCACAGATCTTTAACTACATCTTAGCAACAGTACCCACAGATTTTGTAGTTTCAGTCCTAAAGAATTCAGTTTAGCCAAGAGGAAGTGACAAAAAATAATGATGAAACCTTAGCATTCACAGCAAGAAGTAGCTGGCAAATATCACCACGAGGGATATTTGCATTAACTCAATACAACTCCAGTATTATTTCACCACTCAAAACTAAAAGCTTGTAgtaaaaatgatatgaaaaatgcttATGGAAACCAAATCAAATCCCCTATTCATACAggtaatgcatatatatatatatatatatatatatatatataacacctgTTATACTTGCAATTCTGCAATCCAAGAATGCTACAAATTGATGGTCACAATTTTTTCTCAAAGGAGAGGCAAGATTCTAGAGGGCTTCCTTGTTCATTCTTGCTGCTGCTGCAAAGGCAAAGGCAAAGGCAAAGGCAAAGGCAATGGCAGAATCAGCTTGTCTTATGCAACAAAACTGCTGCTCTCATTCTACTGACAATTCCCT belongs to Magnolia sinica isolate HGM2019 chromosome 8, MsV1, whole genome shotgun sequence and includes:
- the LOC131252699 gene encoding uncharacterized protein LOC131252699; this translates as MLILSMQICNMLRKKHDWKMLVVLIHAVFLGASCLICLLPSLQSEWKCTLPSHLSIGASDLITRILVVDPIKLMTIPEIRQHPWFQRHLPGYLAVPAIDVLQRVKQRNFMVLPATTRQRYNLDNTMHGFYIAPAFMDKLVVHVSKNFMTLPNIKVPLILGIWGSKGQGKSFQCELVFAKMGIKLQAETDNG